From a region of the Halanaerobiales bacterium genome:
- a CDS encoding ABC transporter ATP-binding protein yields MSSDKREKLLEINNLTTCFDTDNGKITAIEDISFDLYKGESLGILGESGCGKSVTALSMMGLLPEGVGYVENGEIIFNGENLLNLSNKQLRSYRGNKMSMIFQEPMTSLNPVFKVKKQLLEVYETHLGLNKKEGMERAVDILDMVGIPDPEENIDKYPYQLSGGMRQRVMIAIALACQPELLIADEPTTALDVTIQAQILKLMKELKQEVDTSIMLITHDLGVIAQMVERVLVFYAGQVVERAKISDLFNEPKHPYTEGLIRSIPRVGKKRKRLDTIPGIVPSPFDFPEGCRFEPRCEQSMDICAEKQPIETDVGKGHQSRCWLNVKEGDRR; encoded by the coding sequence ATGAGTAGTGACAAGAGAGAGAAGCTGCTAGAAATTAATAATTTAACAACATGTTTTGATACAGATAATGGAAAAATAACTGCTATTGAAGATATATCATTTGATCTTTACAAAGGAGAATCTTTAGGTATTTTAGGTGAATCTGGTTGTGGTAAGAGTGTAACAGCTCTCTCCATGATGGGACTTTTACCTGAAGGGGTAGGTTATGTTGAAAATGGTGAAATTATTTTCAATGGTGAAAACTTATTAAATTTAAGTAATAAACAACTTAGGTCTTATAGAGGTAATAAGATGTCTATGATTTTCCAGGAACCGATGACATCTTTAAACCCGGTATTTAAAGTAAAAAAACAGTTATTAGAAGTTTATGAAACTCATTTAGGTTTAAATAAAAAAGAAGGTATGGAAAGAGCTGTTGATATTCTAGATATGGTTGGGATTCCTGACCCAGAAGAAAATATAGATAAATATCCCTATCAATTATCTGGAGGTATGAGACAGAGAGTAATGATAGCTATTGCTCTGGCCTGTCAGCCTGAACTTTTGATTGCAGATGAACCAACTACAGCTTTAGATGTAACAATTCAGGCTCAAATTTTAAAACTAATGAAAGAGTTAAAACAGGAAGTTGATACTTCTATTATGCTTATAACTCATGATTTAGGAGTTATAGCTCAGATGGTAGAAAGAGTATTAGTTTTCTATGCCGGACAGGTAGTAGAGAGAGCTAAAATATCTGATCTTTTCAATGAGCCCAAACATCCTTATACAGAGGGATTGATTCGCTCTATACCTAGAGTTGGTAAAAAACGAAAAAGGCTTGATACGATACCTGGTATTGTACCTTCTCCTTTTGATTTTCCTGAAGGATGTCGTTTTGAGCCAAGATGTGAACAATCAATGGATATTTGTGCAGAAAAACAGCCAATTGAAACTGATGTAGGAAAAGGTCATCAATCTCGCTGCTGGTTAAATGTCAAAGAAGGTGATAGAAGATGA
- a CDS encoding ABC transporter permease, giving the protein MKNKKVRSEDLEKQDFEKSSLVLDAWKRLKRNKLALIGMIILAVFALTAIFAPILAPYDPIKIHWGDEAEPPFWMKDSSQETATTNQETTTEQETTMEQETTNKSTSDEASTEDDNSGWSTGSEEASENESSTESSGDEGGWSTGTTGLESEEESSEWGNSDVDELTKSSKTSEGTDNFYLFGTDQMGRDLLSRLIFGARLTLLVGFVSVSISLIIGTTLGLLSGYFGGIVDTVIMRFMDILLSFPYILLAIFIVSILGRGLTNAMIAIGIVGTPRFARVVRSQVLSVKESEYVMASRTLGAGDSWLITRHILVNSLSPLIVQTTMSLASAILYSAALGFLGLGAQAPTPEWGVMLSDARSALLTAPWIIVFPGIAIILCVLGFNLLGDGLRDSLDPRQKR; this is encoded by the coding sequence ATGAAAAATAAGAAAGTGAGAAGTGAGGATTTGGAAAAACAGGATTTTGAGAAATCTAGTCTGGTCTTAGATGCCTGGAAAAGACTAAAAAGAAATAAACTTGCTTTGATTGGAATGATTATATTAGCAGTTTTTGCTTTAACTGCAATCTTTGCTCCAATTCTCGCCCCTTATGATCCTATCAAAATTCACTGGGGTGATGAAGCAGAACCTCCTTTTTGGATGAAGGATAGTTCTCAAGAAACAGCTACTACTAATCAGGAGACTACAACAGAACAGGAAACCACTATGGAACAGGAAACTACAAATAAATCTACTTCTGATGAAGCTAGTACAGAAGATGATAATTCTGGTTGGTCAACTGGAAGTGAAGAAGCCAGTGAAAACGAGAGTTCAACTGAGAGTAGTGGTGATGAAGGAGGCTGGTCTACTGGAACTACTGGTTTAGAAAGTGAAGAAGAATCCAGTGAGTGGGGAAATAGTGATGTAGATGAGCTAACAAAATCAAGTAAAACTTCAGAAGGGACAGATAATTTCTACCTATTTGGTACAGATCAGATGGGAAGAGACCTGCTATCCCGTTTGATATTTGGAGCAAGACTAACATTACTTGTAGGTTTTGTTTCAGTTAGTATTTCTCTTATAATAGGTACCACTTTAGGCTTGTTATCCGGTTATTTTGGGGGGATAGTAGATACTGTGATTATGAGATTTATGGATATATTACTTTCCTTTCCCTATATATTATTAGCTATTTTTATAGTTTCAATTTTAGGTAGAGGTTTAACAAATGCGATGATTGCTATTGGAATTGTAGGAACACCCAGATTTGCTAGAGTTGTAAGAAGTCAGGTTCTTAGTGTAAAAGAATCAGAATATGTAATGGCTTCGAGGACTTTAGGGGCTGGAGATTCATGGTTAATTACACGACATATTTTGGTTAATTCACTTTCACCTTTAATTGTACAAACTACAATGAGTCTTGCATCAGCTATTCTTTATTCAGCAGCACTCGGTTTTCTTGGCTTGGGAGCCCAGGCACCTACTCCTGAATGGGGAGTTATGTTATCTGATGCTAGATCTGCTTTACTTACAGCTCCCTGGATTATAGTATTTCCTGGTATTGCAATAATACTTTGTGTACTTGGCTTTAATTTACTTGGTGATGGCTTGCGTGATAGTCTTGATCCAAGACAAAAAAGATAA
- a CDS encoding ABC transporter permease encodes MFRYVLKRLLMLIPVLLIMSFLIFGMIDLIPGDPAQMMLGTHVTEETLEEAREEMGLNDPFLVRYGRFLNDTVHLDLGQSLMSKRPVWNMLGEKLPATIELSVFAMIFALLVGLTAGSIAAWKQNTIFDYFFSMIALIGISMPVYWLGFMLILLFAVTLNILPTAGRIAAEMDLSALTTNFVLFESLLTGQWDLFISSIKHMILPAIALGTIPMAIIARMTRSSLLEVLKQDYMRTARAKGLKFKDIFIHAIKNAAIPIITVFGMQFGRFMGGAVLTETVFAWPGMGKWILDGIYKRDFPVVIGGALTIAFLFVFVNLLTDLTYTLLDPRIKY; translated from the coding sequence ATGTTTAGATATGTTCTTAAAAGATTATTAATGTTAATACCGGTCTTATTAATAATGTCGTTTTTAATATTTGGAATGATTGATTTGATTCCCGGGGATCCCGCCCAAATGATGTTGGGAACTCATGTTACAGAAGAGACTTTGGAAGAAGCAAGAGAAGAAATGGGATTAAATGATCCTTTTTTGGTTAGATATGGACGGTTTTTAAATGATACTGTTCATCTGGACCTTGGTCAATCTTTAATGTCTAAAAGACCAGTCTGGAATATGCTTGGAGAAAAATTACCGGCTACAATTGAATTATCTGTTTTTGCAATGATATTTGCTTTATTAGTTGGATTAACGGCAGGTTCTATTGCAGCCTGGAAGCAAAATACTATTTTTGATTATTTTTTCTCGATGATTGCTTTGATAGGTATATCAATGCCAGTATACTGGCTTGGTTTTATGTTAATACTTCTATTTGCAGTAACTCTTAATATTTTGCCCACAGCGGGTAGAATTGCAGCAGAAATGGATTTAAGTGCATTAACCACTAATTTTGTCCTATTTGAAAGTCTTTTAACAGGACAATGGGATTTATTTATTTCCAGTATAAAACATATGATATTACCTGCAATTGCTCTTGGTACAATTCCTATGGCTATAATTGCAAGGATGACAAGATCATCACTTTTAGAAGTGTTAAAACAGGATTATATGAGAACTGCTAGAGCCAAAGGGTTAAAATTTAAAGATATTTTTATTCATGCAATTAAAAATGCAGCTATCCCGATTATAACTGTTTTTGGAATGCAATTTGGTCGTTTTATGGGTGGAGCTGTTCTTACAGAAACAGTTTTTGCCTGGCCTGGAATGGGAAAATGGATACTTGATGGTATCTATAAAAGAGATTTCCCGGTTGTAATTGGTGGAGCTTTGACGATTGCCTTTTTATTTGTATTTGTAAACTTACTGACAGACTTAACTTATACATTATTAGACCCTAGAATTAAATATTGA
- a CDS encoding ABC transporter substrate-binding protein, which translates to MTKKLFFSLFAVLMLVSLLFSSSALAQEPNYGGTLVFGRGADAVRLDPADVTDGESVKVLTNVFEGLVRFKAGSTEVEPALATQWRVSDGGKVWEFKLREGVKFHDGTEFTADDVVFTFERQMNEDHPYHKGDFAYWGYMYSMVESVEKINDYQVKITLSKPYAPFIYNLASFPAFIISEDAMKDMGVEEFRVNPVGTGPFKFENWEHDSQITLSAFEDHWDGRPYLDKVVFRVVPENTTRVMGLKGDDLDLIDNFGPQNVGTIRESDNIKLMAQPGMNVSYMAMNFTKEPLNNKKVRQAISWAIDKQSIIEGAYNGVASAAKNPMPPTLWGYNDRVEDYGYDPEKAKELLEEAGYGDGFSIDLWYPNNPRPYMPEGKKVAQSIQSNLADVGIELELVTYDWGTYLDKTENAEHDMALLGWIGDNGDPDNFLYVLLDKDNATMGSAGNIAFYKSDVLHKILIQAQESTAGKPERAGMYKAAQHVIHEDAPWVPIAHMNKFMGAANDVMGFEIHPTGQVYLRNTWIK; encoded by the coding sequence TTGACAAAAAAATTATTTTTTAGTTTATTTGCGGTGTTAATGTTGGTTAGTCTTTTATTTTCTTCAAGTGCCTTGGCCCAGGAACCTAATTATGGAGGTACTTTAGTTTTTGGTCGTGGGGCAGATGCTGTTAGACTCGATCCGGCAGATGTCACTGATGGTGAATCAGTAAAAGTACTTACTAATGTTTTTGAAGGTTTAGTAAGATTTAAAGCTGGGAGTACAGAAGTAGAACCGGCTTTAGCTACTCAATGGCGAGTTTCTGATGGTGGAAAGGTTTGGGAATTTAAACTAAGAGAAGGAGTTAAATTTCATGATGGTACAGAGTTTACTGCAGATGATGTAGTATTTACATTTGAAAGACAGATGAATGAAGACCATCCTTATCATAAGGGAGATTTTGCTTACTGGGGTTATATGTACAGTATGGTTGAAAGTGTAGAAAAAATTAATGATTATCAGGTGAAAATTACTTTATCTAAACCATATGCTCCATTTATTTATAATCTCGCTTCTTTTCCAGCATTTATAATTTCAGAAGACGCTATGAAAGATATGGGAGTAGAAGAATTTAGAGTTAACCCAGTAGGAACTGGACCATTTAAGTTTGAAAACTGGGAACATGACTCTCAAATTACTTTATCTGCTTTTGAAGATCACTGGGATGGAAGACCTTATCTTGATAAAGTTGTATTTAGAGTAGTTCCAGAAAATACTACAAGAGTTATGGGCTTAAAAGGAGATGACCTTGATCTAATTGATAACTTTGGTCCGCAAAATGTAGGAACTATTAGAGAGTCAGATAATATTAAACTTATGGCTCAGCCTGGTATGAATGTTTCATATATGGCAATGAACTTTACTAAAGAACCTTTAAATAACAAGAAAGTTAGACAGGCTATAAGTTGGGCTATTGACAAACAGTCAATTATTGAAGGTGCTTATAATGGAGTAGCTTCAGCAGCTAAAAATCCAATGCCACCAACTCTCTGGGGATATAATGATAGAGTAGAAGATTATGGTTATGATCCAGAAAAGGCAAAGGAATTATTAGAAGAAGCAGGATATGGAGATGGATTTAGTATTGACCTCTGGTATCCTAATAACCCAAGACCTTATATGCCAGAAGGTAAAAAAGTTGCTCAATCTATTCAAAGTAATTTAGCAGATGTTGGCATAGAATTAGAATTGGTAACCTATGATTGGGGTACTTATTTGGATAAAACTGAAAATGCAGAACATGATATGGCCTTACTTGGTTGGATAGGAGATAATGGAGACCCTGATAACTTCCTATATGTTCTTCTAGATAAAGATAATGCAACTATGGGTAGTGCAGGGAATATAGCTTTCTATAAAAGTGATGTTCTCCACAAAATCCTAATCCAGGCTCAAGAATCTACAGCAGGAAAGCCTGAAAGAGCTGGTATGTATAAGGCTGCTCAACATGTTATCCATGAAGACGCACCATGGGTACCAATTGCTCATATGAATAAATTTATGGGAGCAGCAAATGATGTAATGGGTTTTGAAATTCATCCTACAGGACAGGTATATTTAAGAAATACCTGGATAAAGTAG